A window from Ostrinia nubilalis chromosome W unlocalized genomic scaffold, ilOstNubi1.1 SUPER_W_unloc_4, whole genome shotgun sequence encodes these proteins:
- the LOC135087405 gene encoding uncharacterized protein LOC135087405 — MEERNGGASKGQHSSQSDTSDVHRVGVRNIPFYPDKPSLWFSTLEEVEDVIESPPQTDKYNKLKSELIKRLSASKERKVKQLLDHEQLGDRKPSQFLRHLQHLAGPNVPEDFIRTIWTSRLPSSMQTIIASQATSSLESVADLADRIQDIVPASPCVASTSAGPSSHRQTTDDKFDMMAKQIERLTQQVHALTTHSSRSRSNARTRDGKGNRSRSRSQASYRKYPICWYHSKFGSKAHSCVKPCHFQAENGQGGR; from the exons ATGGAAGAACGTAATGGTGGCGCGTCGAAAGGGCAGCATTCCAGTCAAAGCGATACAAGTGATGTTCATCGCGTTGGTGTAAGGAACATTCCATTCTATCCGGACAAGCCATCGCTATGGTTCTCGACGCTGGAAG AGGTTGAAGATGTCATTGAGTCACCTCCACAAACTGACAAATACAATAAATTGAAGAGCGAACTGATAAAACGCCTGTCAGCATCAAAAGAGCGCAAGGTAAAACAGCTGTTGGACCACGAACAGCTAGGCGATAGAAAGCCTTCCCAATTTCTGCGGCATCTACAACACTTGGCGGGCCCAAATGTGCCCGAAGACTTCATCCGCACCATCTGGACCAGTAGACTACCTAGCAGCATGCAGACCATCATCGCATCGCAGGCCACTTCATCCCTGGAAAGCGTAGCTGATCTCGCGGATCGTATCCAGGACATCGTGCCAGCATCCCCGTGCGTAGCATCAACCTCAGCAGGACCGTCATCACACCGTCAAACCACTGACGACAAGTTTGACATGATGGCGAAGCAGATTGAGAGGCTGACACAGCAGGTTCATGCGCTTACTACGCATTCCAGCAGATCCAGATCTAATGCCAGGACCAGAGACGGCAAAGGTAATCGCAGTCGTAGCAGATCCCAGGCCAGTTACCGCAAATATCCGATATGCTGGTACCACTCGAAGTTTGGCAGCAAGGCTCATTCATGTGTCAAGCCTTGCCACTTTCAAGCGGAAAACGGACAGGGTGGTCGGTAA